A portion of the Ascaphus truei isolate aAscTru1 chromosome 14, aAscTru1.hap1, whole genome shotgun sequence genome contains these proteins:
- the CCDC85B gene encoding coiled-coil domain-containing protein 85B — protein sequence MSEEHGLLGRELSKVTDEEMLSHTKEELVRKLREEEAEKMAALIQRGRLIKEVNRQLQGHLTEIRELKQVNHRLQEENRELKDLCCFLDDDRLKGKKLASEWQLFGYHAAKVLREDLGGYLKKLSELERRQEELLRENTCLSEVFLALEEDGAPIRHHASPVTSSELGLLPCGPRDLGDGSSSTGSVGSPDQLHVTCSPDD from the coding sequence ATGAGCGAGGAACATGGCCTGCTAGGGCGGGAACTCTCCAAGGTGACAGACGAGGAGATGCTGTCCCACACCAAGGAGGAGCTGGTGAGGAAGCtgagggaggaggaggcagaGAAGATGGCCGCCCTCATCCAGAGGGGACGGCTCATCAAGGAGGTCAACCGCCAGCTCCAGGGCCACCTGACGGAAATCCGCGAGCTGAAGCAAGTTAACCACCGTCTTCAGGAGGAGAACCGTGAGCTGAAGGACCTCTGCTGCTTTTTGGATGACGATAGGTTGAAGGGCAAAAAGTTGGCTAGTGAGTGGCAACTCTTTGGTTACCACGCGGCCAAGGTGTTACGGGAGGACCTGGGTGGGTACCTGAAGAAGCTCTCTGAGCTGGAGAGGCGCCAAGAGGAGCTTCTGAGGGAGAATACCTGCCTGTCTGAAGTCTTTCTGGCCCTTGAAGAAGACGGGGCACCTATCAGGCACCACGCCAGCCCCGTGACCTCCTCAGAGCTGGGCCTCTTGCCCTGTGGGCCACGAGACTTGGGCGATGGAAGCTCCAGCACGGGCAGCGTGGGAAGCCCTGACCAGCTTCATGTTACTTGCTCGCCAGACGATTAA